One region of Wyeomyia smithii strain HCP4-BCI-WySm-NY-G18 chromosome 3, ASM2978416v1, whole genome shotgun sequence genomic DNA includes:
- the LOC129731286 gene encoding uncharacterized protein LOC129731286, translating to MKSSFQILLFWIASVNEGLLLTQTYDEAVLGTLSNETSLIVPNDSTKILSRKKRFLVFPLGSSFSVAVCMTVGMYGNPNYNMFSWGVNWGIAYNLPNETISIQQDMMEPKPMAQRRHRRDLYQKMELAINRMGHDGRQCVLRALCESSQFFGKKGSNMANEILRSLFSFPKTRVLSMEPDDVRIYDEAHRKGKSQMMCQSLYPVCRFSLLELALGKYASPLRFM from the exons ATG AAatcatcatttcaaattttgctgTTCTGGATTGCTTCGGTGAATGAGGGCCTATTATTAACGCAAACCTACGACGAAGCTGTActaggtactctctcaaatgaAACAAGTCTGATAGTGCCAAACGACAGTACAAAAATCCTATCCAGAAAAAAAAGATTCCTTGTTTTTCCTCTGGGCTCCAGTTTTTCG GTCGCAGTATGTATGACGGTTGGCATGTACGGCAACCCAAACTACAACATGTTCAGTTGGGGCGTCAATTGGGGTATCGCGTACAATTTGCCTAACGAAACGATAAGCATCCAGCAAGATATGATGGAACCGAAGCCGATGGCACAACGACGACACCGTCGAGATTTGTATCAAAAGATGGAACTAGCTATCAACAG GATGGGCCACGATGGACGGCAATGCGTTCTGCGAGCGTTGTGCGAAAGTTctcaatttttcggtaaaaaggGCTCAAACATGGCGAACGAAATATTGCGCAGTTTGTTCAGCTTTCCAAAGACCAGAGTTCTTTCGATGGAGCCTGACGATGTGAGAATTTATGATGAAGCCCATCGCAAGGGGAAGAGTCAAATGATGTGCCAGTCGTTGTATCCAGTCTGTCGATTTTCGCTATTGGAGCTGGCCTTAGGCAAATATGCAAGTCCCTTGCGGTTTATGTAA